One stretch of Saccharomonospora xinjiangensis XJ-54 DNA includes these proteins:
- a CDS encoding ABC transporter ATP-binding protein → MNDVPVPENLADLVIHASGVGVRRGSNKLLADLDWSVELDERWVVLGPNGAGKTTLLKLAAAESHPTTGVVYVLGERLGRVDVFELRTRIGFTSAAINGRIPPEEKVRDVVVSAGYAVLGRWRESYDDLDTGRAEELLAALGVGHLADRSYGTLSEGERKRTLIARSLMTDPELLLLDEPAAGLDLGGREDLVARLTELALDPDAPAMVLVTHHVEEIPPGFTHALLLSQGRVVASGLMDDVLTSENLSEAFGQDLLLQRSGDRYFARRR, encoded by the coding sequence GCCGATCTCGTGATCCACGCCTCCGGTGTGGGGGTCAGGAGGGGGAGTAACAAGCTGCTCGCCGACCTCGACTGGTCGGTGGAACTCGACGAACGGTGGGTGGTGCTCGGCCCGAACGGCGCGGGGAAGACCACGCTGCTCAAGCTCGCCGCCGCGGAATCGCATCCCACCACCGGTGTGGTGTACGTGCTGGGCGAGCGGCTCGGCCGCGTGGACGTGTTCGAGCTGCGCACCAGGATCGGCTTCACCTCGGCGGCGATCAACGGCCGCATCCCGCCCGAGGAGAAGGTCAGGGACGTGGTGGTCAGCGCGGGTTACGCGGTGCTCGGCCGCTGGCGCGAGTCCTACGACGATCTCGACACGGGGCGCGCGGAGGAGCTGCTGGCGGCGCTGGGTGTCGGCCACCTGGCCGACCGCAGCTACGGCACGTTGTCCGAGGGCGAGCGCAAGCGGACGCTCATCGCGCGGTCGCTGATGACCGACCCGGAGCTGTTGCTGCTGGACGAGCCCGCGGCGGGACTGGACCTCGGCGGCAGGGAGGATCTCGTCGCGCGGCTGACCGAACTCGCGCTCGATCCCGACGCGCCAGCGATGGTGCTGGTCACCCACCACGTCGAGGAGATCCCGCCTGGATTCACCCACGCACTGCTGCTGTCACAGGGGCGCGTGGTCGCCTCAGGTCTGATGGACGACGTGCTGACCAGTGAGAATCTTTCCGAGGCGTTCGGGCAGGATCTGCTGTTGCAGCGGTCGGGGGACAGGTACTTCGCCCGACGTCGCTGA
- a CDS encoding DUF2277 domain-containing protein, with product MCRNIKTLRPPFAEGVTEADIRAAALQYVRKVSGFQRPAAHNAEAFERAVDAVEMATAELLSSLRVRGAPAR from the coding sequence ATGTGCCGAAACATCAAGACTCTGCGGCCGCCATTCGCCGAGGGCGTGACCGAGGCCGACATCCGGGCGGCCGCACTGCAATACGTGCGCAAGGTGTCCGGGTTCCAGCGGCCTGCGGCCCACAACGCCGAGGCGTTCGAGCGCGCTGTGGACGCCGTCGAGATGGCGACGGCGGAGCTGTTGTCGTCGTTGCGCGTGCGGGGTGCCCCCGCTCGCTGA
- a CDS encoding enoyl-CoA hydratase/isomerase family protein has translation MGEFVRLEVDEGVGTIRLDRPPVNALNNQVQAELREAAIEAGERDDVRAVILYGGEKTFAGGADIKEMAAKSYVEMQRFGTALSASLTTIAELPKPTVAAITGYALGGGLELALTADRRVVGDNVKVGQPEIQLGVIPGAGGTQRLARLVGPSRAKDLVFTGRFVKAEEALAIGLVDEVVAPDDVYAAAHRWAAQFANGPAVALRAAKAAIDGGLDTDLRNGLRLETELFAALWATEDQKRGMQSFIENGPGKATFEGK, from the coding sequence GTGGGCGAGTTCGTCCGTCTCGAGGTCGATGAGGGCGTCGGCACCATCCGGCTCGACCGGCCCCCGGTGAACGCGCTGAACAACCAGGTTCAGGCGGAGTTGCGCGAGGCCGCCATCGAGGCAGGCGAGCGTGACGACGTGCGGGCGGTCATCCTCTACGGCGGCGAGAAGACGTTCGCGGGTGGCGCCGACATCAAGGAGATGGCGGCGAAGTCCTACGTGGAGATGCAGCGGTTCGGCACCGCGCTGTCGGCGTCGCTGACCACCATCGCCGAACTGCCGAAGCCCACGGTCGCCGCCATCACGGGCTACGCGCTCGGCGGTGGACTCGAACTCGCGCTGACCGCCGATCGTCGTGTCGTGGGCGACAACGTCAAGGTCGGGCAGCCGGAGATCCAGCTCGGCGTCATCCCCGGCGCGGGCGGCACGCAGCGGCTCGCCAGGCTCGTCGGACCGAGCCGTGCCAAGGACCTCGTGTTCACGGGACGCTTCGTGAAGGCGGAGGAAGCGCTGGCCATCGGGCTCGTTGACGAGGTCGTGGCGCCCGACGACGTGTACGCCGCGGCTCACCGTTGGGCGGCGCAGTTCGCGAACGGTCCCGCTGTCGCGCTGCGTGCCGCGAAGGCCGCCATCGACGGTGGTCTGGACACCGACCTGCGCAACGGGTTGAGGCTGGAGACCGAGCTGTTCGCGGCGCTGTGGGCGACCGAGGACCAGAAGCGTGGCATGCAGTCCTTCATCGAGAACGGACCGGGCAAGGCCACCTTCGAGGGGAAGTGA
- a CDS encoding THUMP-like domain-containing protein, with amino-acid sequence MAYGFSLDDVAFLRSREGREALEACSGLALTEGSRLADVAEARRVVGRQHAAAVLETLLLRRKAEAKVDGGGRWLFTDAALQQASAAPVAAHRAGRLAGRDVHDVTCSVGADLVALARTARRCVGSDVDEVRLAMAAHNCAVSGVSPALVRADALHPVTRETIVVADPARRDAAGRRRWRPEDFVPALDDLAATYAGRPLAVKCAPGIDPKAAPWASEVEIISLDGRVREAALLSEGLATASRRATVLRSDGGGWSITDAEPDDVPVGEAGQWIVDPDGAVVRAGLVRHYAARHGLWQLDPRIAYLTGDTPPPGVRAFRVLDSGRFTEKALRALLRRHDVGRLEILVRGVDVDPDALRRRLKPRGAAEASVVITRIGRTAVAFLCRAERIPDAPVAPHD; translated from the coding sequence GTGGCGTACGGCTTCTCTCTCGACGACGTCGCGTTCCTGCGTTCGCGGGAGGGCCGGGAGGCGTTGGAGGCGTGTTCCGGTCTCGCGTTGACGGAGGGGAGCAGGCTGGCCGACGTCGCAGAGGCACGCCGTGTCGTCGGCAGGCAACACGCCGCCGCCGTGCTGGAGACGCTGCTGCTGCGGCGCAAGGCCGAGGCCAAAGTGGACGGTGGAGGCCGGTGGCTGTTCACGGACGCCGCGCTCCAGCAGGCGAGCGCGGCACCGGTGGCCGCTCACCGGGCAGGCAGGCTCGCGGGCCGCGACGTTCACGACGTGACGTGTTCCGTCGGCGCCGATCTCGTTGCACTGGCGCGGACAGCGCGGCGGTGCGTGGGGTCCGATGTGGACGAGGTTCGGCTGGCCATGGCCGCGCACAACTGCGCTGTCTCCGGTGTCTCCCCCGCGCTCGTGCGCGCGGACGCCTTGCACCCGGTGACTCGCGAGACCATCGTGGTGGCCGACCCGGCTCGCCGCGATGCAGCGGGTCGGCGCCGCTGGCGGCCGGAGGACTTCGTCCCCGCGCTCGACGACCTCGCCGCCACCTATGCGGGACGGCCACTGGCCGTGAAGTGTGCTCCGGGAATCGACCCGAAGGCCGCCCCGTGGGCGAGCGAGGTCGAGATCATCTCGCTCGACGGCAGGGTGCGGGAGGCGGCTCTGCTGAGCGAGGGCCTCGCCACGGCATCGCGCAGGGCGACGGTCCTGAGGTCGGACGGCGGTGGGTGGTCGATCACCGACGCCGAACCCGACGACGTCCCGGTGGGCGAGGCCGGGCAGTGGATCGTCGATCCGGACGGGGCCGTGGTGCGGGCCGGGCTCGTGCGGCATTACGCGGCCCGGCACGGCTTGTGGCAGCTCGACCCGCGCATCGCCTACCTGACCGGCGACACCCCTCCTCCGGGTGTGCGCGCGTTCAGGGTCCTGGACTCCGGTCGCTTCACCGAGAAGGCACTGCGGGCGCTGCTGCGCCGTCACGACGTGGGGCGGCTGGAGATCCTCGTGCGCGGTGTTGACGTCGATCCGGACGCACTGCGGCGCAGGCTGAAACCTCGTGGCGCTGCGGAGGCCAGCGTGGTGATCACGCGTATCGGCCGCACGGCCGTGGCGTTCCTCTGCCGCGCCGAGCGGATACCGGACGCACCGGTCGCACCGCACGACTGA
- a CDS encoding class I SAM-dependent methyltransferase, giving the protein MTHVSDPAPNPHATADEVQAAFKDPKLANVLYHDWEAGTYDEKWSISYDERCIAYATDVFNAVAGDLSNAVAGTQEQPYGHAMELGSGTGFFLLNLMQGGVIKKGSVTDLSPGMVQVALRNAANLGLDVDGRVADAERIPYDDNSFDLVVGHAVLHHIPDVPAALREVLRVLKPGGRFVFAGEPTKIGDFYARRLGRLTWWLTTNLTKLPPLRAWRRPQTELDESSRAAALEAVVDLHTFDPTELERMSRGAGAVDVRAVTDEFSAALVGWPIRTFEAAVPQEKLTLRWRLFAYRAWLRLSALDRTVLSKVLPRELFYNVMITGTKPSAPERL; this is encoded by the coding sequence GTGACTCACGTGTCCGACCCTGCCCCGAACCCGCACGCTACCGCCGACGAGGTTCAGGCCGCGTTCAAGGACCCCAAACTCGCCAACGTGCTCTACCACGACTGGGAAGCCGGCACGTACGACGAGAAGTGGTCGATCTCCTACGACGAGCGGTGCATCGCCTACGCCACCGACGTGTTCAATGCCGTCGCGGGCGACTTATCCAATGCCGTCGCGGGCACGCAGGAGCAGCCCTACGGCCACGCCATGGAACTGGGCAGCGGCACCGGGTTCTTCCTGCTCAACCTGATGCAGGGCGGAGTGATCAAAAAGGGGTCGGTCACCGACCTCTCGCCCGGCATGGTCCAGGTGGCGCTGCGCAACGCCGCGAACCTGGGGCTCGACGTTGACGGCCGGGTCGCCGACGCGGAGCGCATCCCGTACGACGACAACAGTTTCGACCTCGTCGTCGGGCACGCGGTGCTGCACCACATTCCGGACGTGCCCGCGGCGTTGCGCGAGGTGCTGCGGGTGCTCAAGCCGGGCGGCCGGTTCGTGTTCGCGGGCGAGCCGACCAAGATCGGCGATTTCTACGCCCGCAGGCTCGGCAGGCTCACCTGGTGGCTGACCACCAACCTCACCAAGCTGCCGCCGCTGCGCGCGTGGCGAAGGCCGCAGACCGAACTCGACGAATCGTCGCGGGCCGCGGCGCTTGAGGCGGTGGTCGATCTGCACACGTTCGATCCGACCGAACTGGAACGCATGAGTCGCGGCGCGGGCGCGGTGGACGTGCGCGCGGTGACCGACGAGTTCAGCGCCGCGCTGGTCGGGTGGCCGATCCGCACGTTCGAGGCCGCGGTGCCGCAGGAGAAGCTGACACTGCGCTGGCGGCTTTTCGCCTACCGCGCGTGGTTGCGGCTCTCGGCACTCGATCGCACGGTGCTGTCCAAGGTGCTGCCGAGGGAGCTGTTCTACAACGTGATGATCACCGGGACGAAGCCGTCCGCGCCTGAGCGACTGTAG
- a CDS encoding ATP-binding cassette domain-containing protein — protein MRGGHCLPSDARPENFRADEEPITVHIADSHDLIRVHGARVNNLADISVEIPKRRLTVFTGVSGSGKSSLVFGTIAAESQRMINETYSAFVQGFMPTTARPDVDVLDGLTTAIIVDQERIGANPRSTVGTVTDTGALLRILFSRLGQPHIGSPQAFSFNVASVSGAGAVTLQRGDRTVKERRAFSITGGMCPRCEGMGTVSDIDLTQLYDDSKSISEGAFTIPGWKSDSFWTVRVYAESGFVDPDKPIREFTKKELDNLLYREPTKVKIEGVNLTYEGLIPKIRKSFLSKDRESMQPHIRAFVDRAVTFTTCPECDGTRLTELARSSKIAGISIADASAMQISDLAEWVRGLAESASSGAGDSGVPATVMPLLDTLAHTLDSFVEIGLGYLSLDRPSGTLSGGEAQRTKMIRHLGSALTDVTYVFDEPTIGLHPHDIQRMNDLLLRLRDKGNTVLVVEHKPETIAIADHVVDLGPGAGSAGGMVCFEGTVEQLRAADTLTGRHLDDRATLKETVRKPTGALEIRGATANNLTGVDVDIPLGVLVAITGVAGSGKSSLVHSSIPAGAGVVSIDQGAIRGSRRSNPATYTGLLDPIRKAFAKANGVKPGLFSANSEGACPNCNGAGVVYLDLAIMAGVSAPCEVCEGKRFQVSVLEYTLGGRDISEVLAMSVSEAREFFGEGEARVPAAHKILQRLDDVGLGYLGLGQPLTTLSGGERQRLKLAVHMAEKGGIYVLDEPTTGLHLADVEHLLGLLDRLVDSGKSVIVVEHHQAVMAHADWIIDLGPGAGHDGGRIVFEGTPADLVAGRSTLTGKHLADYVGA, from the coding sequence ATGCGGGGCGGGCACTGCCTGCCGTCAGACGCGAGACCCGAGAACTTCCGAGCCGACGAGGAGCCGATCACGGTGCACATCGCCGACAGCCACGACCTGATTCGCGTGCACGGGGCGCGCGTGAACAATCTCGCCGACATCAGCGTCGAGATCCCGAAGCGACGCCTGACGGTGTTCACGGGTGTCTCCGGCTCCGGGAAGAGTTCGCTGGTGTTCGGCACCATCGCCGCCGAGTCGCAGCGGATGATCAACGAGACCTACAGCGCCTTCGTGCAGGGCTTCATGCCCACCACGGCGCGGCCCGACGTGGACGTGCTGGACGGGCTCACCACCGCGATCATCGTCGATCAGGAGAGGATCGGGGCGAACCCGCGCTCCACCGTCGGCACCGTGACCGACACCGGCGCACTGCTCCGCATCCTGTTCAGCAGGCTCGGTCAGCCCCACATCGGTTCACCGCAGGCGTTCTCGTTCAACGTCGCCTCGGTCAGCGGAGCCGGAGCGGTGACGCTTCAGCGCGGTGACAGGACGGTGAAGGAGCGGCGCGCCTTCAGCATCACCGGCGGCATGTGCCCTCGATGCGAGGGCATGGGCACGGTCAGTGACATCGACCTCACCCAGCTCTACGACGACTCCAAGTCCATCTCCGAGGGCGCGTTCACCATTCCCGGCTGGAAGTCCGACAGTTTCTGGACCGTCCGCGTCTACGCCGAGTCCGGGTTCGTCGATCCCGACAAGCCGATCCGCGAGTTCACCAAGAAGGAACTCGACAACCTCCTCTACCGCGAGCCGACCAAGGTGAAGATCGAGGGTGTCAACCTCACCTACGAGGGGCTGATCCCGAAGATCCGCAAGTCGTTCCTGTCCAAGGATCGCGAGTCGATGCAGCCCCACATCAGGGCGTTCGTGGACAGGGCCGTCACCTTCACCACCTGCCCCGAGTGCGACGGCACCCGGCTCACCGAGCTGGCGCGCTCGTCGAAGATCGCCGGAATCAGCATCGCCGACGCCTCCGCCATGCAGATCAGCGACCTCGCGGAATGGGTGCGTGGCCTCGCCGAATCCGCGAGTTCGGGGGCCGGTGACAGTGGCGTCCCGGCGACCGTGATGCCGTTGCTGGACACCCTCGCGCACACGCTCGACTCGTTCGTCGAGATCGGACTCGGTTACCTCTCGCTCGACCGGCCGTCGGGGACGCTGTCCGGCGGCGAGGCGCAGCGCACGAAGATGATCCGCCACCTCGGTTCCGCGCTGACCGATGTCACGTACGTCTTCGACGAGCCGACCATCGGCCTGCACCCCCACGACATCCAGCGCATGAACGACCTGCTGCTTCGCCTGCGTGACAAGGGGAACACGGTGCTCGTCGTGGAGCACAAGCCGGAGACGATCGCCATCGCCGACCATGTCGTGGACCTCGGCCCCGGCGCGGGGTCGGCAGGCGGAATGGTCTGTTTCGAGGGGACCGTCGAACAACTCAGGGCCGCCGACACGCTCACCGGCCGCCACCTCGACGACAGGGCCACGCTGAAGGAGACGGTGCGAAAGCCCACCGGGGCGCTGGAGATCCGGGGCGCCACGGCGAACAACCTGACCGGCGTCGATGTCGATATCCCGCTCGGAGTGCTCGTCGCCATCACCGGTGTCGCGGGATCGGGCAAGAGTTCCCTCGTGCATTCCTCGATCCCGGCGGGCGCGGGGGTCGTGTCGATCGACCAGGGCGCGATCCGTGGCTCACGCCGGAGCAACCCGGCCACCTACACCGGGCTTCTCGACCCGATCCGCAAGGCGTTCGCCAAGGCCAACGGCGTGAAGCCGGGCCTGTTCAGCGCCAACTCCGAGGGCGCCTGCCCCAACTGCAACGGCGCCGGTGTCGTGTACCTGGACTTGGCGATCATGGCCGGGGTCTCCGCGCCGTGCGAGGTGTGTGAGGGCAAGCGGTTCCAGGTGTCGGTGCTGGAGTACACGCTGGGCGGTCGCGACATCAGCGAGGTGCTCGCGATGTCGGTGTCCGAGGCACGGGAGTTCTTCGGCGAGGGCGAGGCCAGGGTTCCCGCCGCGCACAAGATCCTTCAGCGGCTCGACGACGTCGGGCTCGGCTACCTTGGCCTCGGTCAGCCGTTGACGACGTTGTCCGGCGGGGAGCGGCAGCGCCTCAAACTGGCCGTCCACATGGCCGAGAAGGGCGGGATCTACGTTCTCGACGAGCCGACCACCGGCCTGCACCTCGCCGACGTCGAGCACCTGCTCGGCCTGCTCGACCGGCTCGTCGATTCGGGTAAGTCGGTCATCGTCGTCGAGCATCACCAGGCGGTCATGGCGCACGCCGACTGGATCATCGACCTCGGTCCCGGAGCGGGTCACGACGGTGGCCGGATCGTCTTCGAAGGTACCCCGGCCGACCTCGTCGCCGGTCGTTCCACCCTCACCGGCAAGCACCTGGCGGACTACGTCGGTGCGTGA
- a CDS encoding nuclear transport factor 2 family protein, protein MLEGMYAAEAEYLAAGGPGSASFAPLAPFFAHDVVLHQAENLPYGGPWRGHDGLERFFLAMSRTWETFEMVEQEFLSHTSPLVVLTQVRARARATGAELQFPIIQTITVEHGRISEVRPFYWDTAAVAEACSTR, encoded by the coding sequence GTGCTTGAGGGTATGTACGCCGCCGAGGCCGAGTACCTCGCGGCAGGCGGACCCGGGAGTGCGTCGTTCGCACCGCTCGCTCCGTTCTTCGCGCACGACGTCGTGCTTCACCAGGCGGAGAACCTCCCCTATGGCGGTCCGTGGCGTGGCCATGACGGTCTGGAGCGCTTCTTTCTCGCCATGAGCCGGACGTGGGAGACCTTCGAGATGGTGGAACAGGAGTTCCTGTCGCACACCAGCCCGCTCGTCGTTCTCACGCAGGTGCGGGCCCGCGCTCGGGCAACCGGGGCCGAACTCCAGTTCCCGATCATTCAGACGATCACCGTGGAGCACGGGCGCATCAGCGAGGTGCGCCCGTTCTACTGGGACACCGCCGCCGTGGCGGAGGCGTGCTCGACCCGCTGA
- a CDS encoding TetR/AcrR family transcriptional regulator, which translates to MPRVVDHDERRNRIAWAFQRLLATEGFAAASFSKVAAEAGVSVGLIQHYFAGRDALLRFAYDDAGSRLSERVRLRGRGGEAAGHPLARVLLDTLVELLPLDEERDLEYRVRQSLQAQALHHTGLAEVARRAGGDLLRHVAAVVEYGKERGEVESGVDGVLAARTILATVQGLADQVALSGAGTFPAPELLRRVIATVFTGGIGLPGRDVAGDSVPET; encoded by the coding sequence ATGCCACGGGTTGTCGATCACGACGAGCGCCGGAACCGGATCGCGTGGGCGTTCCAGCGGCTGCTGGCCACTGAAGGGTTCGCCGCTGCCTCCTTCTCCAAGGTCGCGGCCGAGGCGGGCGTTTCGGTCGGGCTCATCCAGCACTACTTCGCGGGCAGGGACGCCCTGCTGCGCTTCGCCTACGACGACGCGGGGTCTCGTCTGAGCGAGCGGGTGCGCCTGCGGGGCAGGGGAGGTGAGGCCGCCGGTCATCCGCTCGCGCGCGTGCTGCTCGACACGCTCGTGGAATTGCTGCCTCTCGACGAGGAGCGAGACCTCGAATACCGGGTGCGGCAGAGCTTGCAGGCGCAGGCGCTGCATCACACGGGGCTCGCGGAGGTGGCGCGCAGGGCGGGTGGTGATCTCCTTCGCCATGTCGCGGCTGTGGTCGAGTACGGCAAGGAACGTGGTGAGGTCGAGTCCGGGGTGGACGGGGTGCTCGCCGCGCGGACCATTCTCGCCACCGTGCAGGGGCTGGCCGATCAGGTCGCGCTCTCGGGTGCGGGCACCTTCCCCGCGCCCGAACTGCTGCGGCGGGTCATCGCCACCGTGTTCACCGGCGGGATCGGCCTTCCTGGGCGCGACGTCGCCGGAGACTCCGTTCCGGAGACGTGA
- a CDS encoding GatB/YqeY domain-containing protein, with amino-acid sequence MRAALRQHLTTALKARDRVALAALRSALGAIDNAEAVPIDSAPIDSAPVAGLGGEHVAGAASGVGATETERRELTDTQLREIVENEVRERTAAADEYERLGRADHAERLRAEAEVLTRHLVR; translated from the coding sequence ATGCGCGCTGCGCTGCGCCAGCACCTGACCACCGCGCTCAAGGCCCGCGACCGTGTCGCCCTCGCGGCGCTGCGCTCCGCGCTGGGCGCCATCGACAACGCCGAGGCCGTCCCGATCGACAGTGCGCCGATCGACAGTGCGCCGGTCGCCGGCCTCGGCGGCGAGCATGTGGCGGGAGCCGCGAGCGGTGTCGGCGCGACGGAGACGGAAAGACGCGAACTCACCGACACCCAACTGCGGGAGATCGTCGAGAACGAGGTCCGGGAGCGGACGGCCGCTGCCGACGAGTACGAGCGGCTGGGCCGAGCCGATCACGCCGAACGGCTCAGGGCGGAAGCCGAGGTGCTGACCCGGCACCTGGTGCGCTGA
- a CDS encoding carboxylesterase/lipase family protein, with protein MTRHVTVRLTNGTVRGRRDEGHLVFRGVPYAAAPVGELRWRAPAPVEPWSGVRDATVPGNPAPQLAQPFADATSLDEDCLTLDITAPDDAVEGAGKPVLVWLHGGGGTNGSAGDYDAARLAVTGDVVVVKPNFRLGVLSCFAYPGLDGSGTFGLLDHQAVLRWVRREITRFGGDPGNVTLGGESYGALMVAAHLTSPGSAGLFHRAILHSAFSVLGSTPAHVFVPGLPALPPRWSPLAEAQQLGAAVAAEQGWVKPGSDPDSALAQLRRVPVKDLLQASGSFIRPAFGGAVLPSSPATAIAEGRFHRVPVLLGATRDEARFFVGLFADAAGNPVTAETFPRLLAEAFGDAADDVAARYPLTDFATPSLAWARISTDRAWARPTWDVAGAFAAHTGTWFYEFADRDAPPPLPLPGLEPGAQHAADLPYLFDVAGAPPLSAAQRALGERMIRYWTAFAAHGAPACPGLPGWPGFDTGHVQSLAPGEIGGTDYAADHRLDFWARLP; from the coding sequence GTGACCCGGCACGTGACGGTGCGGCTGACGAACGGCACCGTTCGGGGCCGCCGCGATGAAGGACACCTTGTGTTTCGTGGTGTCCCCTATGCCGCTGCCCCGGTCGGGGAGCTGCGCTGGCGGGCACCGGCACCGGTCGAGCCGTGGTCCGGCGTCCGTGACGCGACGGTGCCGGGGAACCCCGCACCGCAGCTCGCCCAGCCGTTCGCCGATGCCACCTCCCTCGACGAGGACTGCCTGACACTCGACATCACCGCGCCGGACGACGCCGTCGAAGGCGCGGGCAAACCGGTGCTGGTGTGGTTGCACGGCGGTGGCGGCACGAACGGAAGCGCTGGCGACTACGACGCGGCAAGGCTCGCCGTCACCGGTGATGTCGTCGTGGTGAAACCGAATTTCCGGCTCGGTGTGCTGTCCTGTTTCGCCTATCCGGGGCTGGACGGCAGCGGAACATTCGGTCTACTGGATCACCAGGCCGTGTTGCGCTGGGTGAGGCGGGAGATCACCCGGTTCGGCGGCGATCCGGGCAATGTGACGCTCGGCGGCGAGTCCTACGGCGCGCTGATGGTCGCAGCGCACCTGACCTCGCCAGGGTCGGCGGGGCTGTTCCACCGAGCGATCCTGCACAGCGCCTTCTCCGTGCTGGGCTCCACACCGGCGCACGTGTTCGTCCCCGGACTTCCCGCGTTGCCCCCGAGGTGGTCGCCGCTGGCCGAGGCGCAGCAACTCGGCGCCGCCGTCGCCGCCGAGCAGGGCTGGGTGAAGCCGGGCAGCGACCCGGACTCGGCGCTCGCGCAGCTCCGCCGCGTCCCGGTGAAGGACCTGCTTCAGGCATCCGGGTCGTTCATCCGTCCTGCGTTCGGCGGGGCCGTCCTGCCCTCCTCGCCCGCGACGGCGATCGCCGAGGGCCGGTTCCACCGGGTGCCGGTGCTGCTCGGGGCCACCCGCGACGAGGCCAGGTTCTTCGTCGGGCTCTTCGCCGACGCCGCGGGCAATCCCGTCACAGCCGAGACCTTCCCCCGGCTGCTGGCCGAGGCGTTCGGGGACGCGGCCGACGACGTCGCCGCGCGCTACCCGCTCACCGACTTCGCGACGCCCAGCCTCGCGTGGGCGCGGATCAGCACCGACCGGGCGTGGGCACGGCCCACCTGGGACGTGGCCGGTGCGTTCGCGGCCCACACGGGCACCTGGTTCTACGAGTTCGCCGACCGCGACGCACCACCGCCGCTCCCGCTTCCCGGCCTTGAGCCCGGCGCCCAGCACGCCGCCGACCTGCCATACCTGTTCGATGTGGCTGGCGCACCGCCGTTGTCGGCGGCGCAGCGCGCACTCGGCGAGCGGATGATCCGCTACTGGACGGCCTTCGCCGCCCACGGAGCCCCTGCCTGTCCAGGGCTGCCCGGCTGGCCGGGTTTCGACACCGGCCACGTCCAGTCGCTCGCGCCCGGGGAAATCGGCGGAACCGACTACGCCGCCGACCACCGCCTCGACTTCTGGGCGCGTCTGCCGTGA
- a CDS encoding VOC family protein, producing MTETDLTIHQAFLPHTDPEAALAFYRDTLGFDVRNEVEYQGMHWITVGPPSQPGTSIVLHPPAADPGITDEERRTIAEMMAKGTFAGINLATKDLDATFERLQAGDADVVQEPTDQPWGIRDCAFRDPAGNMIRIFEQR from the coding sequence ATGACCGAAACAGACCTCACCATCCACCAGGCATTCCTGCCGCACACCGACCCGGAAGCCGCGCTGGCCTTCTACCGCGACACGCTCGGTTTCGACGTCCGCAACGAGGTCGAGTACCAGGGCATGCACTGGATCACGGTGGGCCCTCCGAGCCAGCCAGGCACGTCCATCGTGCTGCATCCGCCTGCCGCCGACCCCGGCATCACCGACGAGGAACGCCGCACGATCGCCGAGATGATGGCCAAGGGCACCTTCGCGGGCATCAACCTGGCCACGAAGGATCTCGACGCCACGTTCGAGCGGTTGCAGGCCGGTGACGCCGACGTCGTTCAGGAACCGACCGACCAGCCGTGGGGCATCCGCGACTGCGCCTTCCGCGACCCGGCAGGCAACATGATCCGGATCTTCGAACAACGCTGA
- a CDS encoding helix-turn-helix transcriptional regulator: MTASSSAGWPRTTSPPSSPEQYLRDLALLRRVRDRIDREYARPLNVEALARGVTMSAGHLSRQFRRAYGESPYSYLMTRRIERAMALLRRGDLSVTEVCFAVGCSSLGTFSSRFTELVGVPPSVYRRESAREAEGIPPCVAKRVTRPVRNREASASWAQ, translated from the coding sequence GTGACAGCCTCCTCGTCGGCGGGGTGGCCGAGGACGACGTCACCGCCGTCATCCCCGGAGCAGTACCTGCGTGATCTCGCACTGCTGCGCCGAGTCCGGGACCGCATCGACAGGGAGTACGCGCGACCGCTGAACGTGGAGGCGCTCGCCCGTGGCGTCACCATGTCGGCTGGGCATTTGAGCCGTCAGTTCCGGCGCGCCTACGGGGAGTCGCCGTACTCGTATCTCATGACCCGCCGGATCGAACGCGCGATGGCGCTGCTGCGGCGGGGCGACCTCAGCGTCACCGAGGTCTGCTTCGCCGTCGGCTGTTCTTCGCTCGGCACCTTCAGCAGCCGGTTCACCGAACTGGTCGGTGTCCCGCCCAGCGTCTACCGGCGTGAGTCGGCGCGCGAGGCCGAGGGCATTCCGCCGTGCGTGGCGAAGCGGGTCACGAGACCGGTCAGGAATCGAGAAGCGTCGGCGTCCTGGGCGCAATAG